A genome region from Pseudanabaena sp. Chao 1811 includes the following:
- a CDS encoding GUN4 domain-containing protein, translated as MNYIKAIESAIGITFLDKNLLLQSLTHTTYARLIGDSEAHNEWLAIFGDTLLDLIVVEHLYKINGNRYGKQFISDERDKLVKRDENLILFSKKIFLDKLVRAKKTDDRISLEDIIRSFKALLAAIYLDQGLGIVQNWFINQFLSPLDSDSSETIKNNLSIVDIAVIEKAISHEFCNKAILQTAITERSYAVRWKNAGDHNEGLALLGDSLLDFIVLEYLYNLKGKYGKGKLSSNRDRLVNDNTLEFIACRLELVRFIRHDGMLGAKNLTDGLEAILGAIYLDGGLNVSRDWLFRQIPKEIITQIENEFHQDESMSQGLPANIFSTDSLISSTGISYSRLNDLLSNGKWQDADLETKELMLRVVEQVDFLPSGLIDTFPCEDLKIIDQLWTYYSSGRFGFSTQVAILRDVESDWDSFGDRVGWRGQSKNDRIYSLNAPKGHLPSSANRLAGKGAKARMQLLKRAEICRL; from the coding sequence ATGAACTATATAAAAGCTATTGAATCTGCAATCGGAATAACATTTCTCGATAAAAACTTACTTTTACAATCGCTAACTCATACAACTTATGCACGATTGATAGGTGATTCTGAAGCTCATAATGAATGGTTAGCAATTTTTGGAGATACTTTACTTGACTTAATTGTGGTTGAGCATCTCTACAAAATTAATGGCAATCGGTATGGTAAGCAATTTATTTCTGATGAACGAGATAAATTGGTAAAGAGGGATGAAAATCTGATCTTATTTTCAAAAAAAATCTTTCTCGATAAACTTGTCAGAGCTAAAAAGACAGACGATCGAATTAGCTTAGAAGATATCATCCGCTCGTTTAAAGCATTGTTAGCTGCTATATATTTGGATCAAGGATTAGGTATAGTCCAGAATTGGTTTATAAATCAATTTCTCTCGCCTCTAGACTCAGATAGTAGTGAAACTATAAAGAATAATCTATCAATAGTTGATATAGCAGTTATTGAAAAGGCAATCTCTCACGAATTTTGCAATAAAGCAATCCTTCAAACAGCAATTACAGAGCGTTCTTATGCCGTGCGATGGAAAAATGCTGGTGACCATAATGAAGGGTTAGCATTGTTAGGAGATTCTTTATTAGATTTCATTGTTCTCGAATATCTCTACAACCTCAAAGGAAAATATGGGAAAGGTAAGTTGTCGAGTAATCGAGACAGGTTGGTGAACGATAATACACTAGAATTTATTGCTTGCAGATTGGAATTAGTACGCTTTATTCGCCACGATGGAATGTTGGGGGCTAAAAATTTGACGGATGGGTTAGAAGCTATATTAGGGGCAATTTATCTTGATGGGGGACTCAATGTTTCAAGAGATTGGCTCTTTAGGCAGATCCCAAAAGAAATCATTACTCAGATAGAAAATGAGTTTCACCAAGATGAATCGATGTCGCAAGGTTTACCTGCAAATATTTTCAGTACAGATTCCTTAATTTCATCAACAGGCATAAGCTACAGCAGACTTAATGATTTATTGAGTAATGGAAAATGGCAAGATGCTGATCTAGAAACAAAGGAATTGATGTTGCGTGTTGTCGAACAAGTTGACTTTTTGCCAAGCGGATTGATTGATACTTTTCCCTGTGAGGATTTAAAAATAATCGATCAACTATGGACATACTATTCAAGTGGTCGGTTTGGGTTCAGTACTCAGGTTGCAATTTTGAGAGATGTAGAATCAGATTGGGACAGTTTTGGGGATCGTGTGGGTTGGCGAGGACAGTCTAAGAATGATCGTATTTATAGCCTGAATGCTCCCAAAGGACATCTTCCTTCATCAGCTAACCGTCTTGCTGGGAAAGGTGCTAAAGCGAGGATGCAACTGTTGAAACGTGCGGAAATATGTAGATTGTAA
- a CDS encoding putative toxin-antitoxin system toxin component, PIN family has product MKYIVVFDTNILISALFSQTGSPFRVLALAKIGQIESVTCQEILDEFAEKLLLKFKFSEEKTRLAVNEIQKFSRIVTISGTLKVVPNDPDDDMVIECAVAGCATHIITGDKHLLSLSQHQNIAIAKATDFVNLFT; this is encoded by the coding sequence ATGAAATACATTGTTGTTTTTGACACAAATATCTTGATTTCTGCATTGTTCTCACAAACTGGAAGTCCGTTTCGAGTCTTAGCACTAGCAAAAATTGGACAGATAGAGTCTGTAACCTGCCAAGAAATTTTAGACGAATTTGCTGAAAAGCTATTATTAAAATTTAAATTCTCTGAAGAAAAAACTCGACTTGCGGTTAATGAAATACAGAAGTTTTCGCGGATAGTGACAATTTCTGGAACACTTAAAGTCGTGCCGAATGATCCTGATGACGATATGGTAATTGAGTGTGCGGTAGCTGGTTGTGCAACGCATATAATTACAGGTGATAAACACCTTTTGTCACTTAGTCAACATCAGAATATTGCGATCGCTAAAGCCACAGACTTTGTTAATTTATTTACTTAG
- a CDS encoding ABC transporter ATP-binding protein produces MSIAPILKAENISKSFGGIHAVSNARIEVPTGSITGLIGPNGAGKTTFFGLLSNFLKPDRGTVQFDGIPIQGKPPHAIAKLGMIRTFQVPRVLSRLSVLENMLLAAQDQAGEKFWNTWFQGQKIATQEKENREKARHILESVGLIRMADNYAGSLSGGQRKLLEIARALMTDPKLILLDEPAAGVNPALIEEICSLIHKLNQQGLSFLIIEHNMDVIMSLCDRVWVLAEGHNLADGSPAEIQSDPKVLEAYLGS; encoded by the coding sequence ATGTCGATTGCCCCAATCCTTAAAGCTGAAAACATCTCGAAATCCTTTGGCGGTATTCATGCCGTAAGTAATGCGCGGATCGAAGTACCTACGGGAAGTATCACAGGGCTAATTGGTCCCAATGGGGCAGGAAAAACCACATTTTTTGGATTACTCTCCAATTTCCTGAAACCCGATCGCGGCACAGTGCAATTTGACGGGATACCAATTCAAGGCAAACCACCCCATGCGATCGCCAAACTCGGCATGATCCGCACCTTTCAAGTACCTCGCGTCTTGTCGCGCCTATCAGTACTAGAAAACATGCTACTGGCAGCTCAAGATCAAGCAGGTGAAAAGTTTTGGAATACTTGGTTTCAAGGACAAAAAATCGCCACACAGGAAAAAGAAAATCGCGAAAAAGCAAGACATATTCTCGAATCCGTCGGCTTAATCAGAATGGCAGACAACTACGCAGGTTCTCTATCGGGTGGTCAGCGTAAGTTATTAGAAATTGCCCGTGCCTTGATGACTGACCCCAAATTAATTTTGCTAGATGAGCCTGCGGCGGGAGTAAATCCTGCCTTGATCGAAGAGATTTGTAGCCTGATCCACAAGTTGAATCAACAAGGATTAAGCTTTTTGATCATCGAACACAATATGGATGTGATTATGTCCCTATGCGATCGCGTCTGGGTCTTAGCCGAAGGTCACAACCTCGCTGATGGCTCACCCGCAGAAATTCAAAGCGATCCTAAAGTTTTAGAGGCATATTTAGGTTCATAG
- a CDS encoding type II toxin-antitoxin system Phd/YefM family antitoxin has product MNAVTYTYVRNNLAKTLEKVCDDHDPVIVTRQNQNSVVIMSLEDYEALAETAYLLRSPQNAQRLIRAIADLESGKGKQRELVE; this is encoded by the coding sequence ATGAATGCAGTTACTTATACCTATGTCCGCAATAATCTTGCGAAAACCTTAGAGAAGGTTTGTGATGATCACGATCCTGTAATTGTGACCCGTCAAAATCAAAATTCAGTAGTGATTATGTCACTTGAGGACTACGAAGCTCTTGCAGAAACTGCCTATTTGTTGCGTAGCCCCCAAAATGCTCAGAGGTTAATTAGGGCGATCGCTGATCTAGAATCTGGTAAGGGCAAGCAGAGAGAACTTGTCGAATGA
- a CDS encoding Txe/YoeB family addiction module toxin, protein MTIIFSDDAWEDYLYWQRTDPKILKRINTLIKEIQRTPYEGIGKPEALKHGFSGYWSRRITDEHRIIYKAETDSLLIAQLRYHY, encoded by the coding sequence ATGACGATAATTTTTTCTGACGATGCATGGGAAGACTATCTTTACTGGCAACGTACCGATCCCAAAATCCTCAAACGCATTAATACACTAATCAAGGAAATTCAACGCACTCCCTACGAAGGCATCGGTAAACCTGAAGCCTTAAAACATGGCTTTTCGGGTTACTGGTCAAGACGTATTACTGATGAGCATCGCATTATTTACAAAGCGGAAACTGATTCTTTGCTAATTGCTCAACTTCGTTATCATTACTGA
- a CDS encoding DUF3326 domain-containing protein — MSLNSKSLSQSFNVLLLVPTGINASIGGYAGDALPVARAIASIADNVITHPNVLNGASLYWSMPNVLYTEGYALDRMAKGDWGLRAVRSNRIGVILDRGMEPDLELRHRQAISAAQATLGLNITDVLVTDHDLGVELRSGDSGATWGTIANLDSLLRAAEKLIKVSQVEAIVVVARFPDDPDSEALQNYRQGKGVDALAGAEAVISHAIVREFAIPCAHAPALQPLPLNPSVSPRAAAEELGYTFLPCVLVGLSRAPKIITNRNLLKPDDITADDIDAIITPYSACGGAGLLALNPLPHVQTIFVKENQTGLNVTPEMLGLKGVVVANYWEAIGVLTAIKSGINPQSLRP, encoded by the coding sequence ATGTCGTTGAATTCAAAATCCCTGTCTCAATCTTTCAATGTGTTGCTACTAGTGCCTACTGGCATTAATGCGTCGATCGGTGGTTACGCAGGGGATGCCTTGCCAGTGGCGAGAGCGATCGCCTCAATAGCAGATAACGTAATCACTCATCCTAATGTCTTAAACGGCGCGAGTTTATATTGGTCAATGCCAAATGTGTTATACACCGAGGGCTATGCCCTCGATCGCATGGCAAAGGGCGACTGGGGACTGCGTGCGGTCAGATCTAATCGCATAGGTGTAATTCTCGATCGCGGCATGGAACCAGATTTAGAATTGCGCCACCGTCAAGCAATATCAGCAGCACAGGCAACTTTAGGTTTAAACATTACCGATGTTCTCGTTACCGATCACGATCTGGGAGTGGAACTGCGATCGGGAGACTCTGGCGCAACATGGGGGACAATCGCGAACCTCGATAGTTTGCTCAGAGCCGCCGAGAAATTGATTAAAGTTTCTCAAGTAGAAGCGATCGTAGTTGTCGCCAGATTTCCCGATGATCCTGATAGTGAAGCATTACAAAACTATCGCCAAGGTAAAGGAGTGGATGCTCTTGCAGGAGCCGAAGCCGTAATTAGCCATGCGATCGTGCGCGAGTTTGCCATACCCTGCGCCCATGCCCCTGCTTTACAACCATTACCCCTCAATCCAAGCGTTTCGCCCCGTGCGGCGGCAGAGGAATTAGGCTATACCTTTTTACCCTGTGTGCTAGTCGGGCTAAGTCGCGCCCCGAAGATCATTACCAATCGCAATCTGCTTAAGCCCGATGATATTACGGCTGATGATATTGATGCGATCATTACGCCTTACAGTGCTTGCGGTGGTGCGGGTTTATTAGCACTTAATCCATTACCCCATGTCCAAACTATTTTTGTGAAGGAAAATCAAACAGGACTAAATGTTACTCCTGAGATGTTGGGATTAAAAGGCGTTGTAGTTGCAAATTATTGGGAAGCGATCGGAGTTTTAACAGCGATTAAATCTGGAATTAATCCTCAAAGCTTAAGACCATAA
- a CDS encoding metal-independent carbonic anhydrase: MKFWKISISALLATVTFASGTLLVVKTSVAQSKSTTAPSSLKTTIVNRAITESEVLEAQKAWGEALVSISTTYEKEGKDAAKELAGKVIDKAYGYQFGLVLFKPTLTTAPQTFRTTRASALAYFVGDDPAFPRDKGFALNGWRKVEINNIGIFISGDTATSMGKVNLTDKDGNVVTVDKTWQFFKDDSGKLRIIVHHSSLPYSGK, encoded by the coding sequence ATGAAGTTTTGGAAGATTAGCATTTCGGCATTGTTGGCTACAGTTACATTTGCCTCTGGAACTCTATTAGTAGTCAAGACATCTGTTGCCCAATCTAAGAGCACAACTGCTCCTTCAAGTCTGAAGACAACTATTGTCAACAGAGCAATTACTGAAAGTGAGGTTTTAGAAGCCCAAAAAGCTTGGGGAGAAGCATTGGTATCTATTTCCACAACATATGAAAAAGAGGGCAAAGATGCTGCTAAAGAATTAGCTGGAAAGGTAATTGACAAAGCCTACGGCTATCAATTTGGACTTGTTCTTTTCAAGCCAACACTCACTACAGCTCCCCAGACATTCCGAACTACCCGCGCAAGCGCTTTGGCTTATTTTGTCGGGGATGATCCTGCATTTCCAAGAGATAAGGGTTTTGCTTTGAATGGTTGGCGAAAAGTAGAGATTAATAATATTGGAATCTTTATTTCTGGTGATACGGCTACCTCTATGGGTAAAGTGAATCTTACCGATAAAGATGGCAATGTGGTCACAGTAGACAAGACTTGGCAGTTCTTTAAGGATGATAGCGGTAAGCTACGCATTATTGTTCACCACTCCTCATTACCTTATTCAGGTAAATAA
- a CDS encoding aromatic ring-hydroxylating dioxygenase subunit alpha, producing MVATKEVSLPRNCTFSSTDWQALAPFWYPVAFSHEITSEKPYGTHLLDERLVIYRVSDGSVIVAKDLCLHRGAPLSLGWIENDRLVCPYHGVQYDCNAKCVHIPAQPEATIPSRLKLKTYPVMERYGLVWTRLIDNGAVPFPELAEWEDPDYIQVLPKSVDLDAAAGRQVEGFLDVSHFAFIHAKSFGEKDNPEVPDYSIEQTASGFRADYISTVSNYAHGMKHLAPPDFLWRRLFELFIPFTAKLTVFFPHGKLHILNAASPISARKTRLFVPICRNFDKDAPLQNTLDFNDQVFYEDKAIVEEQWPEDLPICLADEVHIAGDKSSITFRKKLAALGLGKSFTS from the coding sequence ATGGTAGCAACCAAAGAAGTATCTTTGCCACGCAATTGCACTTTTAGTTCAACTGATTGGCAAGCGCTTGCACCCTTCTGGTATCCCGTTGCATTTTCCCATGAGATCACATCTGAAAAGCCCTATGGTACACACCTCTTAGACGAAAGATTGGTGATTTATCGAGTTTCCGATGGCTCGGTTATTGTTGCTAAAGATCTATGCCTGCATCGTGGCGCACCCCTGAGTTTAGGTTGGATTGAAAACGATCGCCTTGTTTGTCCTTACCACGGTGTGCAATATGACTGCAATGCGAAATGTGTTCATATTCCTGCTCAGCCTGAAGCCACAATTCCATCAAGACTTAAACTCAAGACCTATCCAGTGATGGAGCGCTATGGGTTAGTCTGGACAAGATTGATCGATAATGGTGCAGTTCCATTCCCTGAATTAGCTGAATGGGAAGATCCAGATTATATTCAGGTGTTACCCAAGTCCGTGGATTTGGATGCGGCAGCAGGGCGACAAGTGGAAGGCTTCTTAGATGTCAGTCACTTTGCCTTTATCCATGCGAAGTCTTTTGGGGAAAAGGATAATCCCGAAGTGCCAGACTATAGTATCGAGCAAACAGCCTCTGGATTCAGAGCCGACTATATCAGTACTGTTAGCAACTATGCTCATGGCATGAAGCATTTAGCTCCGCCTGATTTTTTGTGGCGAAGACTATTTGAACTGTTTATTCCCTTCACCGCCAAGCTGACTGTTTTCTTCCCTCATGGCAAGCTACATATTCTCAACGCGGCTTCGCCAATTTCGGCAAGGAAAACGCGATTGTTTGTCCCGATTTGTCGAAACTTTGATAAAGATGCGCCTCTACAAAACACTCTCGATTTTAATGATCAGGTATTTTATGAGGACAAGGCGATCGTTGAGGAGCAATGGCCAGAGGATTTGCCAATTTGCCTTGCTGACGAGGTACATATTGCTGGCGATAAAAGCTCGATTACTTTCCGTAAAAAGCTTGCGGCTTTGGGTTTAGGCAAGTCTTTTACTTCCTAG
- the rpmG gene encoding 50S ribosomal protein L33, whose product MAKNKGVRLVITLECTECRTNANKRSPGVSRYTTMKNRRNTTARLELKKFCPHCNSHTVHKEIK is encoded by the coding sequence ATGGCTAAAAACAAAGGTGTCCGTCTCGTTATTACGCTAGAGTGCACCGAATGTCGCACCAATGCCAATAAGCGATCTCCTGGTGTATCTCGTTATACGACCATGAAAAATCGTCGTAATACCACTGCAAGATTAGAACTCAAAAAGTTCTGCCCTCATTGCAACTCTCACACTGTTCACAAAGAAATCAAGTAG
- the rpsR gene encoding 30S ribosomal protein S18 has translation MAINSSFYRKRLSPIAPAAKIDYKDVELLRKYITERGKILPRRITGLTAKQQRALTTAIKQARVVALLPFINKEG, from the coding sequence ATGGCAATTAACTCCTCTTTTTATCGCAAGCGCCTCTCTCCGATCGCGCCTGCTGCCAAAATCGACTATAAAGATGTCGAATTACTGCGTAAGTACATCACCGAACGTGGCAAAATTCTTCCCCGTCGTATTACAGGTTTGACCGCAAAGCAACAACGTGCTTTAACCACAGCGATTAAACAAGCGCGTGTAGTTGCATTACTACCCTTCATCAACAAAGAAGGTTAA
- a CDS encoding histone deacetylase family protein, producing the protein MLTSNLEITSPSTHKFPIIYSDIFLEHDTGTYHPEKAGRLTAIIDALKNSAIAPQLVWQEPTSVKSRKRSGVDILQEVRRFHTQEYIDSVRALTNQGGGYIDGDTIASWQSYDVALLAVSAWLDGVDIVINSGRPAFVLARPPGHHARAHSGMGFCIFGNAAIAAMSAIDRLNLNRVAILDWDVHHGNGTQEAVWDRHDIAYISTHQAPFYPMTGHQDETGEHDNILNIPMRANSTIADYLPVFENQVIPFLKKFNPDLLIISAGFDANADDPLASVLLRPEDFGTLTKLCLEITPKILFGLEGGYDFDSLSRSVISVIEQCL; encoded by the coding sequence ATGTTGACATCTAACTTAGAAATTACTTCCCCATCTACCCATAAATTTCCAATCATTTATTCTGATATTTTTCTAGAGCATGATACAGGGACTTATCATCCCGAAAAAGCAGGTCGGCTTACTGCCATAATCGATGCTTTAAAAAATTCGGCGATCGCTCCGCAATTAGTTTGGCAAGAACCAACTTCGGTCAAATCACGGAAGCGATCGGGGGTGGATATTTTGCAGGAAGTACGCCGTTTTCATACGCAGGAGTATATTGATTCGGTGCGTGCATTAACAAATCAAGGTGGTGGCTATATTGACGGGGATACGATCGCATCTTGGCAAAGTTATGATGTTGCCCTGTTAGCCGTTAGTGCATGGCTAGATGGTGTGGATATTGTGATTAATTCTGGTCGTCCTGCCTTTGTGCTAGCTCGTCCCCCCGGACATCATGCTCGCGCCCACTCAGGTATGGGCTTTTGCATTTTTGGTAATGCGGCGATCGCGGCAATGTCAGCAATTGATCGTCTCAATTTAAATCGTGTGGCGATTCTCGATTGGGATGTGCACCACGGCAACGGCACACAGGAAGCGGTATGGGATCGTCATGATATTGCCTATATTTCCACCCATCAAGCACCGTTTTATCCGATGACAGGACATCAAGATGAAACAGGTGAGCATGACAATATTTTGAATATTCCGATGCGTGCTAATTCGACAATTGCGGATTATTTACCAGTATTTGAAAATCAAGTTATTCCATTCCTGAAAAAATTTAATCCTGACTTACTAATTATCAGTGCAGGATTTGATGCTAATGCAGACGATCCCCTTGCTAGCGTTTTACTCAGACCAGAGGATTTTGGGACTTTGACAAAGCTTTGTCTAGAAATAACACCCAAAATTTTATTTGGACTAGAAGGCGGTTATGACTTTGATAGCCTTTCGCGATCAGTTATTAGCGTTATTGAGCAATGCCTATAA
- a CDS encoding helix-turn-helix transcriptional regulator translates to MVDPSLPTQQSDTEMLAVPEELALSFKEIIHLYHYNKQNTLEAVRNLLSTAKEDIDYSLLENQNFASYPNNSEVESEDEFRKSWDGILNVQVYIDTEIFGELDPRPPALVELNSSDIDSETVIQHTEATEAYVQTWKELAKSMSTFPDDLFTRLWTTIEIAKILECSPSSLRRARRSGRLPIRIKDLILDCISHDGKRSLWFVRPA, encoded by the coding sequence GTGGTCGATCCATCTCTACCAACGCAGCAATCAGATACGGAAATGCTAGCCGTGCCAGAGGAACTAGCATTGTCGTTTAAAGAGATTATCCATCTCTATCACTACAACAAACAAAATACATTAGAAGCTGTCAGAAATCTTCTTTCCACAGCGAAAGAAGACATAGATTATTCACTATTAGAAAATCAAAATTTCGCTAGTTATCCCAATAATTCAGAAGTAGAAAGTGAAGATGAATTTCGCAAAAGTTGGGATGGTATATTGAATGTCCAAGTCTATATTGATACTGAAATTTTTGGGGAATTAGATCCTAGACCACCTGCCCTCGTAGAGCTTAACAGTAGCGATATCGACAGCGAGACGGTAATTCAGCATACTGAAGCAACTGAAGCTTATGTTCAGACATGGAAGGAATTAGCGAAAAGTATGTCTACTTTTCCTGATGATTTGTTTACACGCCTCTGGACAACTATAGAAATCGCCAAAATTTTGGAATGTTCACCTAGTAGTTTACGCCGTGCGCGAAGAAGTGGTCGTTTACCAATTCGGATTAAGGATTTAATTCTTGATTGTATTTCCCATGATGGAAAGAGGAGTCTATGGTTTGTCCGCCCAGCCTAA